The window AAATCCTGGAAGATATAACTATGCCAGTGCTGGTAGCGGCACCGTACATCACTTAGCTGGTGAGTTGTTCAAAATCCAAACAGGTACTTTTATTACCCACATTCCCTATCGTGGTGCTGGCCCGGCTATGAATGACTTGTTAGCAGGTCAGGTTGATTTGGAATTTGACGGTCTTGCTACTTCTGCTCCACAGATTAATGCAGGTAAGTTAGCTGCGATTGCGGTGGCTTCTAATAAGCGTTCGCCCGCCATCCCGAATGTACCTACATTCCAAGAGGCTGGCCTTCCAGACTATGTAGTTTCTACTTGGTATTCGCTACATGCTCCAGTAGGCACACCAAAGCCAATTATCGACAAGATGATTGTGGAAGTGCAAAAGGCTTTGAATACACCTAAGTTAAAAGCTATTTGGGAGAAGAACGGTTCCGACACACCGAATCTTTATGGAGAAGCTTTTGGTAAGCAGGTAAATGCTGACGTAGGCCGTTGGGCTGGCGTAGTCAAGAAGTCTGGCGCCACCTTAGATTAAATAGCCGGTAATAGTCTGAGGCTTGGTGACTCTGCTGCTCTGGTACTTTAAAAGAGCGCTGAGATCTCAGACTTAATTGCTGCGGGCAGCTCCAGAAGTAATTTATTGCGAGCTTCCAAATTGATCACTGAAGTTTGCTGAGTTTTTACCGACCACGCAGATCCAGGAAAGTAGGCATCGTCTCGATATCTCGGGATGACATGCCAATGAATATGTGGAACCATATTGCCCAGTGCGGCAATATTGATCTTGTCTGGTTGCATAACATGGCGCACCGCCCCCTCCACCGCAAAGACTAAGGCCATAAGGTGCTCGCGTTCCCCGTAAGTGAGATCCGTCATTTCAGCGACATGACGATTCCAGATGACACGACAAAAGCCCGGTAGATCCGGATCATTTACGAGAATGACGCGGCAGTCATCTCCACGCCAAATCAATTGACCCTCTTCAGGTTTGAGCTCTTCTTTACAGAGTACGCAATTCGTCATGGAAAGAATGTAAACGAAAACGGCATCTAAGTCACCCTTGTGGGGCAATTTAGATGCCGAGACAGTAAAGACGGATTGTTTACTGTACTGCTATGCACTACTTAGGGATTACCTAGGAATTACTTAGTGGAACTGCTCTTCCTCAGTAGAACCAGTCAATGCAGTGACGGAAGACTTACCACCCTGAATCACGGTAGTCACATCATCAAAGTAACCAGTGCCGACTTCTTGCTGATGCGATACGAAGGTGTAGCCACGATCACGAGCAGCAAACTCTGGCTCTTGTACTTTCTCGATGTAAGCAGTCATACCGCGCTGCATGTAGTCCTGAGCTAAGTCGAACATGTTGTACCACATCGAATGAATACCGGCGAGGGTAATAAATTGGTACTTGTAGCCCATTGCACCCAATTCACGTTGGAACTTAGCAATGGTTGCGTCATCTAAATTCTTCTTCCAGTTGAATGACGGTGAGCAGTTGTAAGCCAACATCTTGCCAGGAAACTTCGCACGAATTGCTTCAGCGAATTGACGTGCAAAATCCAAGTCTGGCGTACCTGTTTCACACCAAACCATATCAGCATAGGCAGCGTATGCCAGTCCACGGGAGATGGCTTGATCTAAGCCCTTACGTGTTTTGTAGAAACCTTCTGGTGTGCGCTCGCCTGTCAAGAATGGCTTATCGTTTTCATCGTAGTCTGAGGTCAGCAGATCGGCTGCTTCGGCATCGGTACGAGCCAAGATAATGGTGGGAACACCCATCACGTCCGCAGCCAAGCGTGCAGAAATCAACTTCTGAACCGACTCAGCGGTCGGCAGCAATACCTTACCGCCAAGGTGACCGCACTTCTTTACAGAAGACAATTGATCTTCAAAGTGAACGCCCGCAGCACCCTGCTTGATCAATGCTTTACTTAATTCAAATGCATTCAATACACCACCGAAACCGGCTTCAGCATCGGCAACGATAGGAGCGAAATACTCAATGTAACCAGCATCGCCTTTGTTGATACCTTTAGCTGTTTGGATTTCATCAGCACGTTGGAATGAGTTATTAATCCGCTCAACCATCTTCGGTACTGAATCTACTGGATACAAGGATTGGTCTGGGTACATTGCTGCGTATGAGTTGCCGTCTGCAGCCACTTGCCAGCCTGACAGATAAATTGCTTGCACACCCGCTTTAACCTGTTGCATAGCTTGACCGCCAGTCAAAGCGCCTAAACAATTTACGTAGGCTTCGTTATTGACCAATTCCCACAATCTTTCCGCACCGTGTTTTGCCAAGGTGTGTTCAATCTTTAATGAACCACGGAGACGGACAACATCCTCGGCTGTGTAGCCTCGGGTAATCCCTTTCCAGCGTGGATTGGTGTCCCAGTCTTTTTGAATTGCTGCGATTTCTGCTTTGCGATCTGTCATGCTTTTCTCCCTGAGTTAAATAAAAACATCTAGTGACCAATAATGAAATTGAATTAAGACATTTAAGTCTTATGTCTTATGTCTTATGTCTTATGTCTTATATCTTATATAAGAGTGTACGCATCGGAAAAAAGCTTGCAAGTACTATTTCATCAATCAATGAAAATAATTAATTCATTTAATTCAATAAGTTAGAATACATATTTTGCATTATGAAATGGCTATCCAATGGGCGAAAGAGAGCCATGGCTGAAATATTGCCCTACGTTTTACGTATGGGAATATCTTTTCATATTATGAAAAGATGACAGCTAAATTAAGCCGGTTTAGCTGCAGTGATCGTTGCCACTCTAAACCCAGTCAAGATAATCATGAGCTGGAGTAGAGCAACACCTACAAATAAGAGTTTAGGCAAACCTACATCTAGGAAGATGCCGAAGATTAGCGGGCTCAAAGCAGCGCCCAAATCAATACCTGAATACACGATGCCGTAAACCCTACCCGATGAGCCTGATGGTGTTGCAGAGCGGATCATCAAATCACGTGATGGTGCGGCAATTCCGAGGCCAAGACCAATCACAATAAAGGCGATCACAATCAACTCAACAGGAACCACACCGGTAGCCACTAAAAGACCCATGACGATATTGACGGAAAAGCAGATCGTAATAATGCGCTCTGGGACTTTTAACTTGCTAGCCAAATAGCCACCCAATAACATGCCTCCAGCGCCGCCCAAAGACATGAGTGTTAAGTAGTAATTACCAGAGCTCACGGCGATGTCGTAAATTTTGAATAATGCTGTGGGCGCAAAAGATTGCAGGCCAGTAGTGGCTGCCATGCTGAAGAAAAAGAAGATCCAACACAGCCAGACGACTGGCAACTTCAGGAAGCCAAAAGTGCTTAAGGGAGCGCCGCCAGGATTGCTTGCGATATGACTAGCTTCGGACTCATCTCGCCTGGCTTGCACATCATCCATCAAGCGCGCACGACTAACCCACAGGGTTACTAGAATCAGTACTTCTAATACAGCAGCAGATAAAAATGCAATACGCCAATCAGCGATGGTGGTAATGGCCACCATAAATGCGGGAGCGGCAGCCCAGCCGATATAGCCAGTTACCCCATGAATGGAATAAGCATAAGGCAAATTCGGTGGTGAAATTTTATGATTGATGAGTGTGTAATCGACAGGGTGAAAGACGCCATTGCCACAACCCGCAATGACCGCGCCTAATACCAACATGGCATATCCATTGCTTTGCGAATACACCAGCGCGGATAAGGCCAGTAAGCCCACTCCGACAAGCAGAACAGGTCGAGCACCAATACGATCAACTAGAAAGCCAGACGCCGCTTGAACAACGCAGGAGACCACAAAGAAAATGGTCATGAGCAATCCGAGCTCAGCGTAGTTAAAGCCAAACTCCGCCTTCAACCAAGGGAACATGGGAGGCAGAATTAAATGAAAGAAATGAGAGCTGCCGTGCGCCAGGCTAATTAAACTCACCACCCGGACATCACTGGCACGTCTCAATGTGAGTGCATCAGTCATGTACCGAGTTTACTGGTGCAGGAATGTTCCTGCACCATTTCTTTAGCAACTACCTAGTGAACCAGGCGTGTAAAGCTAAAGTCGCCCTGTTTATCTACATCTACCGGCACTACATCCTTAGGGCCAAATGTACCCTCCAGAATCATCTTAGAGACTGGATTCTCGATATATTGCTGGATGGCACGCTTC is drawn from Polynucleobacter arcticus and contains these coding sequences:
- the aceA gene encoding isocitrate lyase, giving the protein MTDRKAEIAAIQKDWDTNPRWKGITRGYTAEDVVRLRGSLKIEHTLAKHGAERLWELVNNEAYVNCLGALTGGQAMQQVKAGVQAIYLSGWQVAADGNSYAAMYPDQSLYPVDSVPKMVERINNSFQRADEIQTAKGINKGDAGYIEYFAPIVADAEAGFGGVLNAFELSKALIKQGAAGVHFEDQLSSVKKCGHLGGKVLLPTAESVQKLISARLAADVMGVPTIILARTDAEAADLLTSDYDENDKPFLTGERTPEGFYKTRKGLDQAISRGLAYAAYADMVWCETGTPDLDFARQFAEAIRAKFPGKMLAYNCSPSFNWKKNLDDATIAKFQRELGAMGYKYQFITLAGIHSMWYNMFDLAQDYMQRGMTAYIEKVQEPEFAARDRGYTFVSHQQEVGTGYFDDVTTVIQGGKSSVTALTGSTEEEQFH
- a CDS encoding MFS transporter codes for the protein MTDALTLRRASDVRVVSLISLAHGSSHFFHLILPPMFPWLKAEFGFNYAELGLLMTIFFVVSCVVQAASGFLVDRIGARPVLLVGVGLLALSALVYSQSNGYAMLVLGAVIAGCGNGVFHPVDYTLINHKISPPNLPYAYSIHGVTGYIGWAAAPAFMVAITTIADWRIAFLSAAVLEVLILVTLWVSRARLMDDVQARRDESEASHIASNPGGAPLSTFGFLKLPVVWLCWIFFFFSMAATTGLQSFAPTALFKIYDIAVSSGNYYLTLMSLGGAGGMLLGGYLASKLKVPERIITICFSVNIVMGLLVATGVVPVELIVIAFIVIGLGLGIAAPSRDLMIRSATPSGSSGRVYGIVYSGIDLGAALSPLIFGIFLDVGLPKLLFVGVALLQLMIILTGFRVATITAAKPA
- a CDS encoding HIT family protein; the encoded protein is MTNCVLCKEELKPEEGQLIWRGDDCRVILVNDPDLPGFCRVIWNRHVAEMTDLTYGEREHLMALVFAVEGAVRHVMQPDKINIAALGNMVPHIHWHVIPRYRDDAYFPGSAWSVKTQQTSVINLEARNKLLLELPAAIKSEISALF
- a CDS encoding Bug family tripartite tricarboxylate transporter substrate binding protein; the encoded protein is MKSKKVLVKSTLLLSQAFAVGLLSIGAVQTATAQEWPVKQVTFLNPFPAGGGTDAFARPLAAQLTEQMGKQFIIDNRGGAGGTVGASAAAKAAPDGYTWFVGASHHTIAPSMYKNLDYDIEKSFIPVAMIANVPQVLVVNPQRVSARNAKDFIELIRKNPGRYNYASAGSGTVHHLAGELFKIQTGTFITHIPYRGAGPAMNDLLAGQVDLEFDGLATSAPQINAGKLAAIAVASNKRSPAIPNVPTFQEAGLPDYVVSTWYSLHAPVGTPKPIIDKMIVEVQKALNTPKLKAIWEKNGSDTPNLYGEAFGKQVNADVGRWAGVVKKSGATLD